One Bombus affinis isolate iyBomAffi1 chromosome 10, iyBomAffi1.2, whole genome shotgun sequence genomic window, GCTGTGGTATCATCTTCGCTTTCtgattcttcttcttcgtctactTGTTCAGATTCACTGCTGCTACTGCTTTCTAGaccaattttatttgaatttttccatttttctgaGCCAATGACATAAGGCAAAGGCCGATCTTGGTATGGATTATTTGGCCCCAATACAACGCTGTAATTaaattatcgatattttatttatatatgtataataaaaacaataataaataaaaataatctaaCAATAATATTTACCTTAGTACTACTTTATTGTCTTCTTCTTCACTATCACTATCAACAAACTCCATTTCCTTATATTTCTCATACATTATATTTAGGCCTTGCTTGACACTTTCACTCACACTAGCTATGAAATCTGCAGTTGCAGAATCTTCATCCTTACCTTGCTATAGATAAATTTTGATAtagtaataattttaaaaagttacAGTATCTTACATTGTAAAAATCTCCAACTACCTTCACTAATGTTTCTGCTTGTTGTCCAATCTCTATATTATCCTCCTGTACACGGCTTTCAATAAATTGAGTATTGGCTAAAGCCAAAGATGTATTGGTAACATTATCTATAAATATTGCTGTTTCATTTAGTTGTGTTGTCAGTGAATCTAAGGCTTCTTGAGTTTTATTTGCCCTTGATACCACATTCTATAACAAATATTGTCGAtaaatataaatcttgtataagtataattttaataaGCTACACCAATTTCAATCATACATTAGAAAATTGCTGCAGATGTTTAAGGAGTCCTGCATCACCTGCTAAACTCCATTCCCTTCTCTTTTTTCGCATTTCATCTGTAGTCCATGGATGATCCCATGACTTATCCATCCCATTTGATATGTCCTAGTATatcaaatttctattatatatacttaaaactatttaatatattttttctaaatACTTAACAAATTTggcaaaaagaaacaaatttccatattattttcattatactAATTCTGTTCCATATGAAAAAAGTAATATATTAAtctttattattgtttatatttgtTAACCTTGAAAGTTTTAAATGTCAAAACTGGTAAATGGTTATACAACATACCATACCACCTAGCCCAATTTACTATAACAGACTGTTATTTATCTTCGTAATTACATTTACATACGTTGCATTATTTTTTATCAAACttagtaaaagaaaaaaacaccCACTTAACAGTTGGAATTATCAAGTGTCCGGCACTGTCACAACTACTGTAAGGGAAAACTTTCAGGAATGTGTGAAAGTTAATCTGAGGCCTATATTTTGCAAGCTGTTTTTTGCTTATACGTCATAAAATAGAGAGTACGTAAAACGCTACAGAAATACTTAATAAGACAAAGGattaaaacaattaaaaattttgtatacAAAACATCTTTTTGATATAAATTATCtgtttgaaaattataatatatctttttctttatattattgTGAAGTAATATTCGTAACAATTTATGTTTCGTTGCGTTATCgtgttatttaaaaatttagtaCAACCAGTACGGTAAAGTATATTAATATGTATCatgtttctcataattaaaCAAGTAGAAAAGGGCCTTTCTGTTACAGCATACAACGCTGGTCCATACAATGTTGCCAAACCGAACAGTATTTTAGTCCATAGTCCGTATTCAACATTCCGCTGTTCGACCTATAGAGGAACAGCGCTGTAGATTGTTTGTCAATATCTTCGAGTTAGTTgatttttaccaagttttatgtGTAAAGCAATCGTTTTACAATAACACAAAACATAAAAAAGATGTCTTGACTATAAATGTGTCAGAGTGTCTAGTGTATGTGTACAAGACATACTGATAATACTGACAAGGAGAACATCGTATATGTGGAATAATGCTACTTTTATATGCAAGTGAAGAATTCCATCTGTTTCATTAGAGAAAAGAATGTTTGGAACCTTTATACCATAAATAGTATTTTAACTTTCCACAATtaagattttattatttatacattaccCCATGGATATTTAATATAAGTTTTTGAAGTGGAAAAGCAAGCATTTGTAATACAATAACAAAAAACGACGGATAACCGTTACTGTGCAAAAAGTTCCATAAATTGGTACTTTTAATCGGTACGtacgtattaaataaatattttatcataatCTATAGAAAGatctattttattataaatttttgtaacaagttgatttaattttttaaacaacATTTTATAGCATAAACATACGTGTGCCTATGTATTAAGtaacaataaatataacaaatttatttatcataagATATAGGATAAATACAATCACGAATACATTGTAAAATTTTTGTTAgacattaaaaataatttatttgtcaCATTATGATAagaaatgtatattttatttgttcTAGATATACTTTAAAACATGTACATCAGAATGTCACAACAAACAGATATGTATGGCTTATATAGCAAAGATGAATACATCCGACAATTGTGTATCTTGTTTAGTTGATGCACAGAATATTATCTTAGGCAATTGTCCATTTTCTTTATTGCATATCTTTATTCCTGCTCTTTTAGAGCATTCTCATTGTCATAAAGTATACAGTGTTCACAAAATCACTTTTAATGAGGCTGAAAGCACGTACAGGAAGGCTAACTCTCTTTTGAGAAGGTACAGTGTTTTACAACTGACTTTCATGAACAATGAACCATTCGGGAAGTGGAAAACGTCAGGCGAAGGTTTTGGAAGAAAACTATTGGGACTGCAGTGTTTGCACATATAGAAATACAGCAGAAGCATTTAAGTGCCTCATGTGTGACGTCCGTAAAGGAACTTCTACGCGGAAACCCCGTATTAATCCCCAACTTGTGGCACAACAGGTTACAATACTATAGTATTTCACTATATGTTATAAAtgcaataatgtataataaagtTACAATACgagttaataatatataatcttATTAATGTTAATTTATATGTAGGTTGCGCAGCAACAATATGTACCACTTTTAAAACCTGGAAAGAAGGAAGGTGGAAGTGGGGGTAGTACAACTAGTAGCGGTAAAGAAAAAGATCGTAAATTGGACAAACCACGGCGTAAAAATAGGCATCCACCTCGTCTAAAAAATATAGATCGTAGTACGGCTCAGACCAATGAAGTGACAGTGAACAATGTTACTGTCGTTATTACCGAATATAAGCCCAAAGTGAAAAAAAGTTCAGATCAATCTGGTTTGTCTAGCAGTGCTTCTTCTGAAAATGGAAGTCAGCATGATTCTAATCAAGACTCCAGAAGTCTGGATATAGGAACAGATGCTTAGCTCAGTGCTGTAACACATATGTGTATGAATTAatctaattaatatattatatctgtCAATCTCTATGGACTATGGTCCATTCTGTAGACAAAAACAACCATTTTGTCTATATGTTACAGGTTACGTAACATTCAATGAGGTCAGATGTTTTATGCTATCAGTGGAATCATTAAATTATGTCTTCAGTATAACGTAAGAAATATGTTGTATATTGTTGCTACATACTgacataaaaaaaaattgtttcataACAGTAATCTTGACATCTAAAAGCAACAACAAAAGTtagttaaatttatttatttcatagaTTGATAATATTCTAAATTGatctttaatatttaattacatattttaGATAATTTTATTTGTGCAACTTCGGATATTACGTATTActctatttatataatattaattgtaACAAATGCATTATATGCCTTAATATGGCAAATGGAATTTGATACACCCATTGTTGACATAACAATGTCCACATGACTTTCATTGAATCTATGACGCCACTGCCAGAAAGCATGTTGTAACATTATTGTTAATTAGAATATTTTGACTCATTTATGTATAATATGAGATATTTATCTTGTTTATTTAATAATTGCTGTGAAGAAGAACTAAGAAACTGGCATTGGTACGTATATACCTTTATCCCATTCCAAATTCGATCTGTTCCAAGCTTTACACTTTAATAGCAGTTAATTTCACTAAcacagaaatttttaatttatatatagatacatataaaaaaatatgcgattaaattacataacatactacataatataaattgaaatagGTATCACAtggtttaatatatattttagataataTCTGAATTTGTAACAaagaattttgttaattttggTTGCTCACTATTCTCGTTATGAAACACGACAGATGTAACTTTTATGTACTTCTTATATTGCCTCCATACTTtaatagtattaggatatatagattcaatataatattactcgaaaatatttgaccaatttactaaatattaatttctttatgtAGTAAAATCACAAATATTGGAACAATATTACAAAAGACTATCGTTTTTCTATTACTGGTACTACAGCAGAGCATAAAAGCTGCAAAGCTAGCTCATATTAGTAACTGCCCGATCACTTGTAACTGTGATTTAtagttctttttatatttatttttacatattttacgtTACCAGATAAGAAATAGCATTATCGAATTGACTCATACAAAATTTATTGTGACTATAAGGACCATAAACAATATGATTATTTCATAAGTAATGGAAAGATATTAACATGCTATACAACCAATTCTTTTTAAATCcatgtaaaatatttgtatgcTAGTTAGACTGAACTATAAAATGTAATTTGTCATTAAAGTTAATATTCTTTATCATAAACATGAAAGTAAATAATACTTTTGcaaacatttatacatattcaGGTaccaaaaaattatataatcatGCAATGTTTTAAAGAGTTTATAACatagaaaaatgaaattgtaGTGGCTACTTCTCAATTGTTTTCCATAAATGTCatcaattttataaactttACAAGATGAATGTAAAATTTGCGtttaatatttgtaaattaaatatatctgtAAATCATTTTAGTTCACTTcagataaaaaattaaaaatattttaaatcacATTATCATCGTgaagataatgtatttttaatccTTTTACAATTACAGCAAATGctttatactttataatgtacAACTTCAAAGTCCATATTTCCAACTACTGGAATCGTTCATTGATTTTAGAAacgatatttttttaataatttagtaaatattaTGATATTTCTATATTGGATCAATACAAATCAAAAATTTATACCAATTGTCttcaatgtgtaaaaatatgttaaaataaaattggaTTTGTGTGTGTTGTAAATTATTAGAACAGAATTACATACTATGTTGTACAGATTGTAAGACTTTCGAAAAATATTGTTGAAATTaacaatatattattacgaagaaaaaataaattacacgttttAAGAAGAAAAAGTACAACTTTTAGTTTAGTCTTTCAAATATGCGTGTTCCTTTTATTTATGTCAAAACAATATACAAGTAAAAAGTAGCACAAGTACCTATGGATATACAATCTTTGGAGATCTTGCTGTCAATATAATTTGTAATCTTTATCGTACTTGTTTACTTATTCCTTTTCGTCCTTTTAGATGGTGTATTAGTTGTATTTAGATTAAAAATCGTTGAATTCTTATCTTCAGTTACATCCatcatttcttctttttcttcttgtgTTCTGGTATCATTGATATTGCTTTGTAACTTCCGTTCCCGAAACCTTTCGCgtactattaaaaatatatattaagatGCTAACaataacaaaattattatataaaagtttggtattatatgtatattaacatACCTTCTGGTATTTCTAAAagatcaaatattttataattatgtgatttattgTCACCACCAACAGCAAATACAAAAGGATTATCTGGGTTGGGTGCAAGACATAACAAAGCACCAAGATTAGTCTTTTTTTCCCAAATAAACCATGGTTCTTTGTTGTTAATAATATCCCACACCTTTATGACACCGTCGTTTGCTGAAGTAACTAAAAGTCCAGGGCATGATGAGCTAAGTGATAAACCTAAAATCATAATAAATTTAgttataattcatatttatgtatattacaCATTATTcatatatcaattttatataatttacctATGACTTCTTTTGTGTGAGCATGTACATTCCAAATTGATTTGTCTTTCCTGATATCTATATATTGTACATATCCATTAGAGGTACTGACCTAAACCAAAAataacaattaaaataatttcaaccAGTATAATGTAAATTCtatttcagacaaaaataatatatttcatatatttactAAGCAATAATTTGTATCAAACGAATTCCATAACACTTTTTCCACTTCTCCTAATGCATCCCATGATTTTACAACTGTTTCATATCTACAGTCAAATAATCTCACCAACCTGAATAAGAAATTAAGCATGTAAGTATTTtagttataattaaaaaatttctataaattattgAAAACTGATAGACATACGTATCTGCGCAACCTGTCAATAAGTAATGACCTTCGTTTGGATGCCACTTTATCGTCTGAATTTCTTCTTCAAAAGATGTAAATTTGTTAGCAGGCGCTCCAATTTCTAAATCCCACAACTGAACTGTGTGATCAGCAGATGCACTAGCAAGTACATGTCTACAAAAGTATTAAAAAAACTGCTTCATTAGTGAATGTATGAAGTTTCAAACAAACATTTTAATTGGTAGATGatactaacgtataatgtttatTCCATGCTAAATCTAATACAGCATCTCTATGCCCAATATAGCTTTGACTTCTCTTTTTATTTGGTTTGCGACCAAGTTTATAGGCTGGTTCTAAAGAATCCATTAAATCTAAATCCCATACTTGTATGATAGAAGTCATATCACCAATTGCACATAAATTacctataataaataaaaaagtttatacaaaatttgtagctgcataaaaatatttcatatttacctGGTTTTGAATCTGAAGGGTCAAAATCAAGCCATTCTATACATAATGGGAATGATGGTAACAATATATCATGATGACAATAAAATGAATCTTCATCTTGATTATATACTAAAAAATAGATAAACTTGTgctttagaaattatttataagGATTCAAGTAtcttcattaaaaaattatgatttttatttgatatacaAACCAAATACTTCTAGGATACTGCCACCTCCTTCTACACGGCCTATTAGTACAAGATTGTCGTTACTTTTAATAATATCATCATCTTTTTCTGAATCATCATCTTCTCCTGTTATAAGAGGGTCTGTTCCATCTTCCTCAAAACTTGCAATATTACCAATATTACAGTGTATATTACCTGCTGTATATTAACACcaattttttaaaaagttaaattatttatgttataatatgaTAATGTTTATCTTACATTCGTCATCATATTTGTCAAAATTATATTCATCTATTTCAGAGGATCCTACTtcacttttttgttttttaacttTATTGTGTTTTTTATCTGAATCATTTTCAACAGGTCtaagaaaattgaaatatttttactgtTGTAAAATACTTTTTTAAAGCTATCAGATATTACTACAATACGTACGGTGTTAATTCAGGTTGTTTGTGTTTTATGATTTGGTTTAATTCTTTTGGAGTTAGTTGAATCTGAAAAATTGGTAAACTATGCCCATTAGATTAagcaaaataaatttcataccaaaaatattaaaattgattaACCTTTGCAGGGTTTGTAGAAGCAACACCTTTTTTTACCCACGTTGTGCACGGTATTATACTCATTTTTAAactatatatctttttaaattaacgtctacaataaaaatatttacaattatttatggAAACGTTGAATAGCAAGAATAATACCTGATATTAGGTGTCATACGTATAGCATGTTCAATAAATTGTACGTTGTAAATCTATGATTTCAATTTGAGGTACCGACTTTAGGAAATTTTATGCACGTTCAATGTTCAATATGTTAAGAAAGTGATTATTGGGaattcaataattattaattaaatgtgAAAAATAAATACGTTTACGTACTGATAGtactaaatatatttaaactttaatgtttaaaatttatatttaaaagtaaaataaattagTTTTTCAAATTGTTTGGGTATTCTTAAACTCATCAGAATGTTAGATATAAAAGGTGTATCGTTATCCCTGAAGACAGAGATAAAATTACTAAGGATTACTAGTGTATTTGGTCAAAAGCACTGGTTGAAAGGAAACATGTACGTCAGTAATCATTTGTTTAATTGTCATTGTTAAATCAGGATTGTTCGTACAAGttactttttatatattatatttactatACTGGTAAGTGAACTTATATAATTTTGAACTATTATCgtttaatattaatttgtattggaataattttattatcatcTATCATAATTTGATAACCTGAAAACTTTTGATGATTTATGATTCTGTAATAAATAGTTATTAAATTTGGATTCATATGTAAATTTCAGTTTATAAAATGAACAGTTCATCGGATCCTAGACGTCCAGAACGAGAAGTTCGGTACAAACCGAGTGTGTCAGGCAGTCAGGCACAACTAGACGACAATGCAACTCCAGATTATATGAATATATTAGGAATGACCTTTAGCATGTGTGGTTTAATGATGAGATTAAAATGGTGTGCATGGGTTTCACTATATTGCTCATGTATTAGTTTTGCTAATTCTAAAGTGAGTGATGATACTAAACAAATACTCAGCAGTTTTATGTTATCCATATCAGCAGTTGTAATGTCGTACTTACAAAATCCACAACCCATGACTCCACCTTGGGCATCTGCGATACAATAAAGGGTTTTTAAATTCACACAACTCCCttagaatattaattatttaatcattttttaaaaattcttgTAAAACTAATATGTTAATGTTGATACAATAAAacagtttttaaataaaaaaagtaaaGTAGGAGAGAAAAAATAAAGTATTGAATTggcatttttattttttgaaaagtatattttaatacattaaatGAATTACTTTGCAATGTATCACTTTTTGCTAATAATATTCTACAAATGTCACTTACAATATTtctctaatatttatatattatatatatagtattttctaaatatctaTCACGTAAGCTAAAAATTAAATagatcaaatatattttttctatttttttacataaatacaGTAATTTTAAAGATTCAACTATTAAAAGATTGttgataaaaattatgtttCGTAGCTCATAgttttctgttacgtaattatatCTTCTTACCAGCtacatattttacattttacgcGTAATCTATATACCTTCTCAGTCCCATTTTTGCATCCATTGAAAGATTAGTAAAAAATGTAATAGAAAGTATTGTTCAATCGTATAATGAAAGATCTTGAACACTAAGTAAAAGAGATAATGTTGAGTGACAAAATAATATAGACAATATCACACTTTGTTAACTCTATTAAAAACTGTACAAAAATGCATGCATACAATTCTATTAAAAACTGTACAGAAAGCTGGTACTAAATGCGATTGACGAGTAGGCCAGTGCAACTTTTTTATAGACGTTTACACGTTTTTACCATGTTATAACAATCAACAGATTAAAAAGAACAAGAATCTATATTCTTAGAAGTTATCCTTAAAAGTTGATATTTCTTTTGAGTGACAAGGCATCTTCATTCGTGTAAATCGTCATTCATATAGTCCGCTGCCTTTTTGCTAATTTTCTTATTTgtctttatatatgtatatttatttattagatctTTAATGTATATGTAATTAACTCTATATCTTATTTGTCCTTTGGTTTATCGTTTAGTTGGCAGAAAACGTTCTGAGTCAGAAAATATTTCGTCTCATTCGAGAAATGGCTGtacaaaaaggaaaacaaaAAGTAGTATTTTTATACTACGATAAAAATCATATTATTCGAATTTGACTATCTATCTATTATTCGAGAAATTTCAGAACTTCTCTACATATCGAGTTTCCGTTTACTGTCTTCATACTTCAGTGAAAGATCGTATAAAAAGAGGCAACATAGATATATGGCCCCTTCATTTTAGAATATTTCATATGTTCATCCATCCAAGGGTTTAAGGGAATGATTCTAAACGATCACACTGAAGAATGTGACATTGGCACAGACACTTTAAATCTATCCCATCTCATTTCTATGGTCCCCGGTCGGTCTAACATTTTGCAATTAAACGCTACTTTCGCCTCGACCAACCAACGTAATCGGATAAACGTATTTCTTGCGTTTCGCGTTGAAAAATGGCGAACTATGTTGCCCGTGCGTAGGTGTCGGCGATAGTCCACGTAGAAGAGGTAACGAAGCATCACCAGGCAGCCCTGTTGCGTCAAATTTCTTTTTCCACTCTGCCCCTAAATCCGTAGCTGGTGCCATCAAACCTTTACACTCTGGGGAACTTCTGACACTGAGGAACACGTCGTTACTGCTATCACGTTGTCCAGAAGAACCCTTGAAAACGACAGGAATATGTTAACGTTGTGAAAGTGCAAATTTATCTAGTTTATAAAATATGATGTCTTATAGAATAATCAAATACTTTTGCTTCGAAAAAGTCCAAGCTGGATCCATTCGTTTCGTGTTCCTCCACGGGGAAACCTGGTTGAACTCGATTCGACGTTTGTGACGCCCTAGATGAATGGGAAGAGGCTTGCGACGAGGAGTTTTCGGATAAATCGTCTCTGCAGCAGGCAGCTGTGCACACTCTTTGCTCTctgaaattttccataaatattacgttaaggataaaaaaaaaataatttcgagttccaaaaaaaaaaagaaaagaacaaaaatatttGGGCTACCTCCTGACGATAACAGAGTCCCGTCTTCTCGGTACTGGCGGCGGAAGACCAGCGGTTAAGCTCTTGGCGCTTTCGTAGCTCGCCTCGCTGTTGCCGCTGCTTGTGTTACTGCCGTTGTTCCCTTCCCTCAGGAAGTAATTCTTCGCCGAGAGCATAGCGAAGTGAAGATTGTTCTTCAAGTCGTCCGCCGCCGTTGACAAGTTTCCCGAAATCTTGGGTGTACGCCTCATCGGTCTCGGTGGTGGTACCGGCGATGGTGGACTGCTCGACGTCTCCGAGAGAGTTTCCGGCGTGGCTAGTGGTGCCGTTCGAGAGCTCTCGTCCCAGTCGCTTCGACGATTCGATCTTCGtgttaaaaaataagaaaaaagacgaACAAGAAGAAACTGCTTGACATAACTGTTGAGATGGATAAAAAATAAACTGCAGCTAAAGAGCAAC contains:
- the LOC126920930 gene encoding YY1-associated factor 2, which encodes MNHSGSGKRQAKVLEENYWDCSVCTYRNTAEAFKCLMCDVRKGTSTRKPRINPQLVAQQVAQQQYVPLLKPGKKEGGSGGSTTSSGKEKDRKLDKPRRKNRHPPRLKNIDRSTAQTNEVTVNNVTVVITEYKPKVKKSSDQSGLSSSASSENGSQHDSNQDSRSLDIGTDA
- the LOC126920914 gene encoding periodic tryptophan protein 1 homolog isoform X1; this translates as MSIIPCTTWVKKGVASTNPAKIQLTPKELNQIIKHKQPELTPPVENDSDKKHNKVKKQKSEVGSSEIDEYNFDKYDDESGNIHCNIGNIASFEEDGTDPLITGEDDDSEKDDDIIKSNDNLVLIGRVEGGGSILEVFVYNQDEDSFYCHHDILLPSFPLCIEWLDFDPSDSKPGNLCAIGDMTSIIQVWDLDLMDSLEPAYKLGRKPNKKRSQSYIGHRDAVLDLAWNKHYTHVLASASADHTVQLWDLEIGAPANKFTSFEEEIQTIKWHPNEGHYLLTGCADTLVRLFDCRYETVVKSWDALGEVEKVLWNSFDTNYCLVSTSNGYVQYIDIRKDKSIWNVHAHTKEVIGLSLSSSCPGLLVTSANDGVIKVWDIINNKEPWFIWEKKTNLGALLCLAPNPDNPFVFAVGGDNKSHNYKIFDLLEIPEVRERFRERKLQSNINDTRTQEEKEEMMDVTEDKNSTIFNLNTTNTPSKRTKRNK
- the LOC126920914 gene encoding periodic tryptophan protein 1 homolog isoform X2; this translates as MSIIPCTTWVKKGVASTNPAKIQLTPKELNQIIKHKQPELTPPVENDSDKKHNKVKKQKSEVGSSEIDEYNFDKYDDECNIHCNIGNIASFEEDGTDPLITGEDDDSEKDDDIIKSNDNLVLIGRVEGGGSILEVFVYNQDEDSFYCHHDILLPSFPLCIEWLDFDPSDSKPGNLCAIGDMTSIIQVWDLDLMDSLEPAYKLGRKPNKKRSQSYIGHRDAVLDLAWNKHYTHVLASASADHTVQLWDLEIGAPANKFTSFEEEIQTIKWHPNEGHYLLTGCADTLVRLFDCRYETVVKSWDALGEVEKVLWNSFDTNYCLVSTSNGYVQYIDIRKDKSIWNVHAHTKEVIGLSLSSSCPGLLVTSANDGVIKVWDIINNKEPWFIWEKKTNLGALLCLAPNPDNPFVFAVGGDNKSHNYKIFDLLEIPEVRERFRERKLQSNINDTRTQEEKEEMMDVTEDKNSTIFNLNTTNTPSKRTKRNK
- the LOC126920932 gene encoding PAT complex subunit Asterix, translated to MNSSSDPRRPEREVRYKPSVSGSQAQLDDNATPDYMNILGMTFSMCGLMMRLKWCAWVSLYCSCISFANSKVSDDTKQILSSFMLSISAVVMSYLQNPQPMTPPWASAIQ